DNA from Salvelinus alpinus chromosome 17, SLU_Salpinus.1, whole genome shotgun sequence:
ACTGTTTTAGTTAACAGTGTTGTTAATTGTGGCAGTTAGCTGCCTGCCTATTGTTGATTCAACACAGAAATAGACCTGAACCCTGTTCAGTTGAATAGACTGTGCTTTGTTATCTCACTTCAAGTGTTTTAGCAAACGTTGAGGTTAATCAATGTGATGCTCAAATGGCTGCCTCATTATACTGTTAACCAATGTATCCACCTGTGGCTCTTTCCACACTACACACATAccgacactctctctccctcccctctccctctccctgttacttccccctctccttctccctccccctcccctcttcctctgcctctccctctgcctcttctcctctccctccccctctcccgctCCCTCCCCTACACACTCAGGTATACAGTGATGGCTGGAACTCCAGAGAAGATCCTAGAACACCTGCTTGAGACAGTGAAGCTGGATACTAATGGCAGTGATGCTATAGGTAGGAAACCTGTATGGCTTGCCTTGTATGGGTCCAAACGTTTCTCTACTGTAGTGGCTGGACCCCTTTAGGTCGCTGGACCACTGACATACTCCCACTGTTTTATGTTCAAAGAACAGGAGTTCCTCTTTTAAAACAATCTAGGTAGAAGCAGGAATTCTCCAGggtgtttaggccccttgctttttttcaatctttactaacgacatgccactggctttgagtaaggccagtgtgtctatgtatgcggatgactcaacactatacacgtcagctactacagcgactgaaatgactgcaacacttaacaaagagctgcagttagtttcggaatgggtagcaaggaataagttagtcataaatatttccaaaactaaaaccattgtatttgggacaaatcattcactaaaccctaaacctcaattaCATCtcataatgaataatgtggaaattgagcacgttgaggtgactaaactgcttggagttaccctggattgtaaactgtcatggtcaaaacatattgatacaacagtagctaagatggggagaagtctgtccataataaagcgctgctctgtcttcttaacaacactatcaataaggcaggtcctacaggccctggttttgtcacacctggactactgttcagtagtgtggccAAGTGCCACAAATAtggacttgggaaaattgcagttggctcagaacagggcagcacggctggcccttaaaagtacacagagagctaacattaatgacatgcatgtcaatctctcatggctcaaagtggaagagagattgacatcCTCATTACTTGTTTtcgtaagaggtgttgacaagctgaaggtaccgagctgtctgtttaaaatactagcacacagctggaacacccatgcataccccacaagacatgccaccagagtctcttcacagtccccaagttcaGAACACACTATGAGAGGCTCACAGtagtacatagagccatgactacatgaaactctattccacataaggtaactgatgcaagcagtagaatcagatttaaaaagcagataaaaatacaccttatggaacagcggggactgtgaagtaacacaaacataggcacagacacatgcatacacacacatgataacatactatacacacgtacacatggattttgtgttgtagatatgtggtagtggagtatgggcctgagggcacacactcagTGTGTTGTTAATTCTGtaattaatgtattgtaatgttttttaaattgtataaatgCCTTAATTCTGTCGGGGGGACccataataataaatacaaatacaaaacacaCTATACTGTACCAGGATGACCATACAGTAGCTTCACATCTGAATCCTCAGTCAAACTTTAAAGATTGTTTCTGGTTTCATGGGAACGGTTTGTTTTGGTCACTCACATGAAACAGCCAACAAAGACAGAAAAGAACAGGCAGAATCAGGCCAGGCACATTCCTGGAAATGTATTTTATATCCGCTCACTAAAAGCCACCAGATGACTCATTGCGCCTGTGTTTTTCAGGGAGGAAGTGGATGGGACACAAAGTGGAGGGACACAGAGTGCCATTAGTCCTTGTTAGTGAGTTATGTGTTGTTCTGTCTGTGCCCACAGATCCCTGTGTGAGCGACTTCCTGCTAACCCACAGGGTCTTCATGCCTTCCAGCCAGCTTTGCCCGGCCCTGCAACACCAATATCCTTTGGATGattatgatgatggtggtgatgatgacggtggtggtagtggttgtgtgatgatgatgatgatgatgtcctAAGCTGTGTCTATTTCTATTTACTTACACTTTGTCTCTAAGAGGATCACATACCCAACATTTGTGGTTGTATTTTGAATCTGTGTACCGAAAAACAAATTAAACGTTTAAATgttattaaattaaataaataaaacaaatgaacATAATTAAACCAAAGCATCCATCTTCTCCAAAAAAGCAGCTCAGACAGTGGTCTAGGTCTAGAATAGCTGTGTTAAGCTGTTGTTCAGATGTGTTGGTTCTCTTCCTTATCCCTGAGTGCACCTACCATGCCGAGCCTTCTGAGGGCTCAGATCTGGAGAAGGCAGCCTATGCCCTCAACACCAAGCAGAAGATAGTGAAGTTGATTTGCCAGTGGGTGGCGCTGTTCGGCCAGCTGCTCAAAGATGACCCCATCGCTGTAGACTTCCTGGAGGTGACTGAAGGGGGTAGTGCGATTCTCTATAACCAAACACATATTCATAGATTATATATGTGGTATAGATATAGAGTATAAAAAATAGCCTTATATCAATGTTATCCAAATATCACACTCTGGAAAAATCTGTTATACAGTAAATTTTGCAGTATATTGTATTGAATCATGGCCTGTGTGTTGTTTCTGTGTGTTGTGACCATAAAAATACTATATACATTCAGTGTTTATACATAGAGTGTTTCTATGCATGACAGAGGCTGGGGGAGGAGGTGGCAGGTGACTCCCGTCTGTCCAGTATGCTGAGGGAGCAGctcagagacaggaggagaaccAGAGTGTGAGTagtaacacatttttatttattttaccttaatttaactaggcaagtcatttaagaacaaattcttattttcaatgacggcctaggaacagtgggttaactgccttgttcaggggcagaacgacagatttttaccttgccagctcgggaattcgatcttgcaacctttcggttacaagtccaacgctctaaccactaggctacctgccaccccattacCCAGGGTGCATCTGAAATGCACAACTTTTGGGCCCATAGGGTGAATAATGGAGGTCAAAGTTCAATATATTTTGGGATGGATAGGATGGAGCCTTGTGATCACAGGAATGTGAAACAAAAGCAAAAGTCATGTTCTTTCCTTTACAGTCATATTGATAACATTATGTAGTATCGTAACCAAGCCAATAAGAATATTTCTGGAATCTGGATTTGAGATTTGAATTAGTTTACTATAATTTTTGTATTTTTCAATATCTTTCCAGGCTTGAGAATGAACTCGGTTCACTGACAAGAGTAAGTTGAACCACATTAATAAAGGCTCATAAAGGTCATTCTTGCACACACAAATAGATCTGCATCTCTGTTTATTACCACATGACATGCTCTCTTTACTTAGACAGATTGGGAGATAGCAGAAGAAACAATATAACTCCAACCTTTATAACACAGCATGTTAGTCTTCAGAGCTGCTGGAGCTAAAAGTTAAAAGATTAAAAGCATAAAAAACATAGAGAAATTAAAAGTCACACTTGTGGCTGACTTACTCTGTCTATTGTTTGTTTCCAATAGCTTAACCATCAGTTTGACTGGTTTTCCAGTTGTGAGGAGCCAGTGGGGAAGTGTCTGCCAATCAGATCAAAGGACAAAGGTCAGTGAGACTACTACTACCATAGATAGCATGGTAATAACTATGTCATGAATAGCATGGTAATGACTATGCCTTCTCTATAATGACACAAAATGCACAATTAGCCTTTTTTCTGTTTATTAACTATTGGTTAACCATTGGCAGCCCACTGTAACCATGAAATGTACTTACAGATGGATCAATGTAAATGGTTGTTGCTATACTTTGTTTTAAATGTCCAATGCAGATGTTTATAAAAAAActgaatatcaaataatttctgggtaaaaattaagtaccttactgtgattgtttaaaATTATTAAACAAATAACAATTtctgggaggggggaggggggaactgaaaactagctgttattgacagaggtttggaactctctttcttattggtataTTAACTCATTTACAACCTGAGGATTTCACCAGGCAGgctaaaactccatcccaccaaaacaggctgaaatttcaggtggtcttttcaaacagctcttacactaaaagggcattatcataagtttcacaatttcacagttattccaacctcatagtatggaactatatataaaacacaggacaatcacatttttgactgcactgggcctttaatgctTAACTTCCTTTCccatgtctctgtgttttctctcctAGTATTGTATGAGATCTTCCGGCCAGACCATACGTCAATCACTCTGATGCTGCCGGTGAACACCTCTGTTCAGGAAATGATGTCATCGCTGGTAAACCCAGGAGACCACGCCCTGGTCAAAATGAACTCCATGGGAGGTGCGTGGCTATTCTTTCTTTTTCCATGTCATCTGGAAGCAATATGAAGCCCTTTTCTAAGATACAGCTGTACACGATATTCATTATTTCCCTTTCAGTTTGTACACTTGGTACAATACTCCCTCCTTCAGGCAAGAGCAGTTATATTCATACCTTTACGATTTTGTATATGTGCATGTTAATGTCTTGTAACATGTCATTTGAGATTGAGTTTTATTGAGAGAGTGTGTAACTCTCAGTGAGTGTTGATGTTAAGTTGGGATGTGTGCCTCTGAGGTATTGTGTGTTAAAGGGTTTGTCTTTGCTGTATCATAGACAGGGCTCAGCTGAAGCTGGACGCCACAGCAGTCTACACCTCCCTGGGGCTGAATGAGAGActgttcctctgcactgccagcCAGGTGGAACAACTGGTGAGTCCTAACCTCACCTACAATCTACACCTACTCTATAGTCTCTCATGGGTGCTGAGATTACCATATATAACTTATCTATAACTTAAGAACTACACTGCATGGTGAATCagagaaaaacatccccagactgTCATCATAGCATACCGTTCATAGATATTTGTGTGATTTCATGGCATTATTTATGGTGTTTGTTCTCTGGCACCTTGACAGATGCCCCTGAAGGAGCAGCAGGGCCCTGATCAGAGCACCATTGACACTTTGGAGCAGATGTGTTCCAAGGACATCGCCAGCCAGCTCACCAACTACGACTGGGAACTGTTTACTGCCATGCATGAGGTAAGGAAGGAAATGAGGTGAGCCCATGCCAGAGCTTTGCCAATGTTATGTAGTGGAAGTTATGGATTTGGGACCAGCAGGATAAGAGTTAAAAGTGGAGAAACTGTGACGTATGCTTGCAATGGGCGCTTGAGTGGGATCATTTGCTGCCCAGCTTTAAATACTGAGTATCACCAGTATGTACCATTTCCCTGAATAAGGGGCTTAGTTAATAAGAATGAGGTAGAAAAGTTTGAAAATGTATGCAGTCTGGTTaacagcatctgctaaatgactcaaatgtacatGTCTATTAAGGGTATGACATCTATCTCACATGTGGGTATGCACTGTGGTGGGTAGCTGGTTTGACAAGGCCTGGTGACTCAGATGTGagctgtctcagtctgtctcagaACAACAATAGCCCTGATTATACTCTAACGTTCATCATTCGTCCTGATCTTGTCTTGATCTTGTCTGTTTACACTTGTAAGATCTGATCACAGTTAGTTAACAAAATGTATTTGAATCGTCTACACTTGTCTGAAAAAGTGGGCACAGGACACAttttagcaccaggtataaacaggcCTAAAGGATTCACTATCTGTCACTCAGGCATGTGTCTGAGTCATCCTCTCTCTGGTAACTGTTACTGCAGCATCATATCAGTCATCAGGTTGACTCCTCACCTGACACACTACTACCCTGTATTGGCCACGTGttcatctgacacacacacctctttttATGCaagtttatttaaccaggttgtcCCACTGAGGTCAAAATACCTATTTGACAAGAAAATCAAGTTCAAGTCAAGTTCAAATGTTAAGCCAAATTGAAGGTTTAGTCCATTGGATGGTTGCTTGATATATTTACAAAAACGTTGAATCTGTGTTTAGTGTGCCACAGTACATATGGATGGTAAATGAATGTGTCTCTCCCACCAGGtggaactagtgtactatatatttGGGCGACATAAATTCCCAGGCGCCACCACAGCTAACCTGGAGCGTTTTGTGCATCGCTTCAACGAGGTGCAGTACTGGGTGGTGACggaggtgtgtctgtgtgctgacCTGATGAAGAGAGCCATGCTGCTGAAGAAGTTCATCAAGATGGCCGCCATGTGAGTCTCACTTAAATTAAGACACAGTTTACCTTGTAACGTGCAGATTAATGACTATGTTATCTTAGGGGTAAATATCCCTACAGAGCAGTATACTATATTGGTTATTTTGTACAATTACACACTATATACAAAAAATATTCAACATACCAGCAGAAATCATGTTTTCATATCCAGTTAAAATATTGGTAATGTCTGTAGACACTGGTGCTCTAATAACCATTTTGGTCATGTATGTGTTTAGTCTTCCCACAGCTGTTACTGGCTGTGTTTCCTGTTTCAGGTTGAAGGAGCAGAAAAATCTCAATTCGTTCTTTGCTGTGATGTTTGGTCTAAGCAACAGTGCTGTACAGAGACTTTACAAGACCTGGGAGGTGAGGCCTGCTGGGGACAATGACCTACATTTTTAGGATCGCTTATAATaacaatgtattttatttataacATGTGAAATGGATATCAGAGGAgtaacagttgttgttgttgacagagaGTGCCGAGTAAGACGAAAAGGGTCTATTGTGCCTACGAGAGGTTAATGGTGAGTGAGTTAATGTGTACACGCTTTATAACAAAGTGTTCTACTAAATGTCATAGATAACAACAGGTGACACCACAGGCCACTTGTCAATCCCTCCCCCTCATTTCCACTGTGTGTATGAATCATGTTTTCCTTCCTTCGTAATATGTGATTTTTTTGGGCCTATATTTCCTGTATAACTAGAGCTAatggagaggtgtgtgtatttCTCTTAATATGTCAGGATCCATCACGTAACCACAGAGCCTACAGACTGGCTGTGGCAAAGCTCAGTCCTCCCTACATCCCCTTCATGCCTCTGCTACTAAAAGGTAATAATGCTTTGTTAGAAACCTCTTATGATAATTGTAACATTCAATACCTGAGTAAAGTCTACATGACCCTATACTGAGCCAGTATGTTGTTCTGTTCGCCAACTGTTCCTCTAGACATGACTTTCATCCACGAGGGAAACAAGAACTACACGGAAAAACTGGTCAATTTTGAGAAAATGGTGAGTTGTCTAGCCTAAATATCAAATTCTTACATCAGCCCTTGTGTCCTCTTTTTGTCTTGTAAACTATTGGCTAAATAAGCCGCCTTTTCTTTTCACTGTTTCAGCGCATGATTGCCAAGACAGTGAAGATCGTTCGAGGGTGCAGAAGCACACCTTACGGTAAGACAACAAAATGAAAAAGTTGTAGAATAGAATGGGAAAAGGACAATGTTGGGGCATGGTGTTCACACTCGATGGTTCTTTGTCCTGCAGTGCCTTCCTCACCTCAGAAGGGACTCGCAGACAGAATGTTTCTGGAGGCGCCTTCCATTCGGCTGTCTACATGTATGCTATGCCTCAATGCTTAACTCGTTTTCCACTCAGAGCCTCAAATGAGATTAAGTACATGTAGCTCTTCTGTGTTAGGTGTTAAGAAACAATCTCCCTCTTTGTCGCTTGTCCAGATTCGGAGCAGTCCCTCCCTCTCCGGAATCCTAGCAACATCCGCCACTATGTTCAGAACTTTGAAGTGATCGACAACCAGCGCAAACTGACACAACTGTCCAGGGGAATGGAGCGCTGAGAGCTGAACCAGACCAGTGTATAAGGACTGTATCTACATAGCTTTGTGTATAAAGACTGTCTAAAGACTGTGTATAAAGACTGTCTATAAGACAGCCTGTGAATAAGAGGTTGGCAGGGGAATACACACACCTCCATGGTCATACTAATCCACATGCAAGCTCTTCTATAGACTCGTGTGCATGTCTGGTGTCAAGAATGGAGGACTGTGGATGTTTCTGGCCTGTTCAGTATCACACAGAGCACATTCAAGAGAAGCAGCTGTTTGGACTGCTAATCAAGTGACTAGGACCTGAGGAGGGATCAGACTGGCAGTATCTAGTGACCCCTAGTGCCTTACCAGAGATATTGCTGGTCCTGTGACTGCTGTTTCTGATAGTTTTGCGTGCTGTGATGCAACACTACACTCCGGAGGAAGAAGTGCATATATTTGGCATTAGCCGTTATTTATACGATCATATGTATAGCAGACTACTTGTATGATAATCTTATGGTTTCACAAGTGCCATATACGGGTTGGGGCAAACGAGACGgtgttggcttagattgttgacaacatgtaaactatatttagtctccaatgttttttgaaaacaaatacatttgcacaatgagcacttctctcaaatacatcgttacagttgttggttagctagctagcgaatttttGCCTTATTAGCATTGatgtgacatcagtcaaaacacctcaaaacaagacatggtatcaagaacaagattaaACTAGTTGAAacgagccacctacgattccccactggcagcttcttgtcattgttgctagctatctggccattcAGAATCACAACAcagacttctgccccattgacGCGTGTGCATCGTTTTCATGACGTTGTTAGCTAACGCCTTGATCACACCGATAGTCTTTTGCATGAAATAGTACGcagcagcatcatctggatgtgTGCAACAAAGTTCAACATTCATTTTTTGCTactatttctgtcaagccgtcgaCGCATACAGTTTGgcgcatacgttcgataaatccaacgtatgtaccacacagaacgcactgcaactgcctctgcaacgcaatgctgtaaggcaaacgcagcgttccatttGAAGTGAATGTGCTTTTGGTGTACCAAAATGCCAAAACAATGTTGGTGTGATCGAGGTGTAACCCGTCTACATAAGCACATACAGTAGAGCAGATATATGCTATAGAATGTAGTTATGGAGTGTTTTGACCTTTTTTcactttgtaatacaactttcATGTACAATAAATAGTTTAGCAATCAGCTATGTTGCCAGAACGCATACACAAATGTGTAAAACATTTCATACCATGTACGTTTATTTTTTCTAAATAAATTATTTTCAGAATGATGTGTATTCAATCAAAGCATGAAGTCAGagtttgtaaaaatgtattttttttaattggaAATGCAAACCATAAAATATGATACAAATGATCACTGAAAGACTAACACCCCCCCAATATGAGGAGAGTAAATTTCACAACAAGCAATTATTTTTTATTGGATCTAAAAACATTCTCCTTGTCAGAAATATATTTACAACTTTGGTAAAAAGgagaaaaaatataaaaattggGCCTAGAAGACATTTAGAAAAACAAGGATAAACTCAGTGTAGTCTCCTGCTGTAACCACAGAGGATTATGTTTAAAACATCCTCAACATATAAATAACCCTAGGTTGAAATGTTCAGTCTGGACACTACCATCATACAAATACTGTTCAAAACAATATTTTACGTGTAAAATGGATCCACTGAGAGGCATTAGCAGTCTTTGCACCATGAATCTTGATAAAGCTCTCTCATGAAAAGCCTAATCGCAGAATGAAATCACCAATATCACCCAGGGGGCATCACAGATAAAAACAGATGTGTAACACTATGGCTGTGTTTAGATAGCTGATACAATTGAACTGCACATACATTATCACACAAGTAACATAGGCCAACTCGAGTTCAACTCAGAAGTTTGATGGAGgtcgttatatatttttttaccactGATATCTAAAATATTGATACTAAAGATTGGCTAGTTATAGTGATGGAGCAAAATGTAAGTGGTCAAAACGTGGAAAAACCTAGAGAgaaaaaatctgaccataacgtCCCGACCACGAGAACAGTTTATGTATGGTTGATGTCTCACACTCATCACTAGATGGTAGATACAATGGGTTAAGCACAACTCCCCCGGAACAAAACCAAAGAAAATAACAAAAACtgcaaaaaaaactgaaaacgatATTAACCAGAGTAAATAATATTGCACGTACAAACAAGTTGATTTTTGTTCCCAATGCCCAGTTGCTATTCCTTTACAAGAGGCACAAACTGATTTTACAGTACAGACATGTATGTACATGCATGTGCATCGTAGTCTCTCTATTGCATTAAATGAATAGCTACTCTGGTCCTAGCTGTCCTAAACAGCAGTCTCAACCTATCCTGAGCACAAATTGTAGTGGCGCTATGATCACCATTACTGCTGGACAAGTCTACCCTTCTCTAGTGATGCAAGGGAGGAAGGAGCGGACTTAGCAATGGGAAAGATCTCTTTGATCGACAAAACATACACAGACAGGAACATGCACACatgaagtcacacacacacacacacacacacacacacacacacacacacacacacacacacacacacacacacacacacacacacacacacacacacacacacacacacacacacacacacctctcatgcACAGACTATTTACATAAAAACATGACAAATAAATGAACCCCACATATTTTCAGTCCCTGGGTGAAGCTGCAGCATTGTGTTGGGAGTGCATTTGGTACTCATAGTCAGTTCTCTTTATCCATAAGggcatcaaataaaataaaacaatcaaCCGAAGTGAAGATGCACACTAAGCACACTAAGATCGAGGTCAAATGTGTAGGGACTGGACATTTGGCCATTTCCCTGACACTCACATGGAATGAGCCCTGACCTGCTAGCAACCCACTCAGAATGTACTGCAACTTCCCTGATCTCTGTTGGCAACATACGATAGGTATATATTGACTTTCAAGACATCATTACACACCAAGGCTGAGGATATACCTGGATGGCCTTTGCTTCAACCCAATTTCCATACTGCCTCTTGCAGCACAAGCAAAGTCTGGACAACCTCGCTTACAAGTCACCAGCCAGAGTTCTGGCAAAGCACCACACTGTTTCAAGCTGTTAGTGAGATCTATCTCACAGGCCCATGGTGGTGGATCCAGTCAAGTCCCAGACGACTTTGAGGCAATGCTTTCATTTGTCACAACGAACATGGATCAACACGACGTGATCAGTAAGAGTTCATGTCAAACTCAAAGGaagatcagtcagtcagtatcCTGTCTGTTTTTGGCATCTTGTTAGTCATCAGTAGATTTAGTTTGTGTGCAAAACAACTGAACCAAGCACTGCATGTCCACCACTCAGAAGGGGGCAGAAGCCATGTAGATAGGCTCCTCTGTTTTATCTAAACCTGACAAACATTACTGGAGCACTTGGGCTCCACTTACATCTTACATAAAACAATAACAGAAGAGACTGTAAAAAATCTTTGGTAGAAATGTTCATATATAAAAAGTCAAAGTGTAGAGTTTGGCGACATGAGACAGACACAATCATCTGTCTATGGGTAGAAGCCCTGATCATGCAGTTTTCAGGTCTTTGGTGGGGAAAGTATCAGCTGTGATTCTTTAATGCTACaaaaaggaagagagaggtatTCACTCCCCTCAACACCAGAAGAAAGATGTGGCCATCCCGTTTGAAGCACTGAGCACAACGTTTGTACTTTTTAGCACCAAAACGAAGGCAGTTAAAAAGACAACCATTATTATCTTTCACACGGATCCAAGAGAAGTAAAAGCTATTTTAAAAGATGTGGAGGGAGAAACCAAGCGTCTTCCTCCATCCTGGGCTTATCAAGGGCTCCCATTCTTCATCTTCTGTAGTCACTAGTCTTGGACTTCAACTCAAATAGGATCAGTAAGTCTAAGGCCTGTTTGTCTGACTGTGACACTGAAGTTCATCTTGGTGATCGACCCCAACCTGAcgacaacaaacaaaacaacacatATTAAATTAAAAACATTCATTTGGTTTGGAGTTCTTAGGGTTTTCGTCCTCTAGTGCAGTACAGTGGAGTTCCAGTGgtcttttctcctcctcttcctcactcttcaactgcagtctgatcctctctggACATTTAAATGAACCATGTTTCTCTGTTGCAATCATGTGGGTATCTAGGTTTCTTTGGTTCTTTTAGCTTGTTTTAATCCTTCTGTGGTGTTTAGGCCTCAGACGTAGCATGGGGCTTGAGTTGGGCCTTCTCCATAGCCGTGCCGTAGGGTAGCGACCTCTTGAAGAAGCCAAGCTGGGAAGGAGAAATAAAAAAGACAGAAAAAGTTTGAACTGAATATAATATTTATAACATCATCTCAAATCTCATCTCAAAACCTGTCAATGGGGTTCTAGTCTCTCCAGCCAGACTTACATTTAGGCCTAGAGAAGGCTGAGCTAAGAGCAAGATGAGGTTTGGCCTGAGACTAATAAGTCTTAGTTATAAAGGCAAATACGGGACGTTCTTAAGAGATGGAAACCGCCCACTCTGCCTGAtgttaacatcagcaccatcctGACCACTCACTTTGTACAGGACGTAAATCACCAGT
Protein-coding regions in this window:
- the rapgef3 gene encoding rap guanine nucleotide exchange factor 3 isoform X2, whose amino-acid sequence is MHLFRSYNYRIFPDHYSVETSTIRGISWTPLPEALDTQDTMKQFLSDRILKAARVVYSALIERSPGLIRDRKHHLKTYRQCCSGKELVDWLMKLNECFQSRSQAVGMWQVLVDEGIIVHVKQELNFHDKDTQFYRFLDLEFGLNHMTNEKLSLNHMTNEKDQLDDELQEGLSLLLQIGPDALLTMILRKCPSQRSAEDLEVIYEELLHVKAAAHLSTSVRKELAAVLMFESHAKAGTVLFSQGDKGTSWYIIWKGSVNVITHGKGLVTTLHEGEDFGQLALVNDAPRAATIILREDNCHFLRVDKQDFIRILKDVEANTMRLEEHGKAVLVLEKAESTNPGGAGNSSKYTVMAGTPEKILEHLLETVKLDTNGSDAIDPCVSDFLLTHRVFMPSSQLCPALQHHYHAEPSEGSDLEKAAYALNTKQKIVKLICQWVALFGQLLKDDPIAVDFLERLGEEVAGDSRLSSMLREQLRDRRRTRVLENELGSLTRLNHQFDWFSSCEEPVGKCLPIRSKDKVLYEIFRPDHTSITLMLPVNTSVQEMMSSLVNPGDHALVKMNSMGDRAQLKLDATAVYTSLGLNERLFLCTASQVEQLMPLKEQQGPDQSTIDTLEQMCSKDIASQLTNYDWELFTAMHEVELVYYIFGRHKFPGATTANLERFVHRFNEVQYWVVTEVCLCADLMKRAMLLKKFIKMAAILPTAVTGCVSCFRLKEQKNLNSFFAVMFGLSNSAVQRLYKTWERVPSKTKRVYCAYERLMDPSRNHRAYRLAVAKLSPPYIPFMPLLLKDMTFIHEGNKNYTEKLVNFEKMRMIAKTVKIVRGCRSTPYVPSSPQKGLADRMFLEAPSIRLSTYSEQSLPLRNPSNIRHYVQNFEVIDNQRKLTQLSRGMER
- the rapgef3 gene encoding rap guanine nucleotide exchange factor 3 isoform X5, which encodes MHLFRSYNYRIFPDHYSVETSTIRGISWTPLPEALDTQDTMKQFLSDRILKAARVVYSALIERSPGLIRDRKHHLKTYRQCCSGKELVDWLMKLNECFQSRSQAVGMWQVLVDEGIIVHVKQELNFHDKDTQFYRFLDLEFGLNHMTNEKLSLNHMTNEKDQLDDELQEGLSLLLQIGPDALLTMILRKCPSQRSAEDLEVIYEELLHVKAAAHLSTSVRKELAAVLMFESHAKAGTVLFSQGDKGTSWYIIWKGSVNVITHGKGLVTTLHEGEDFGQLALVNDAPRAATIILREDNCHFLRVDKQDFIRILKDVEANTMRLEEHGKAVLVLEKAESTNPGGAGNSSKYTVMAGTPEKILEHLLETVKLDTNGSDAIDPCVSDFLLTHRVFMPSSQLCPALQHHYHAEPSEGSDLEKAAYALNTKQKIVKLICQWVALFGQLLKDDPIAVDFLERLGEEVAGDSRLSSMLREQLRDRRRTRVLENELGSLTRLNHQFDWFSSCEEPVGKCLPIRSKDKVLYEIFRPDHTSITLMLPVNTSVQEMMSSLVNPGDHALVKMNSMGDRAQLKLDATAVYTSLGLNERLFLCTASQVEQLMPLKEQQGPDQSTIDTLEQMCSKDIASQLTNYDWELFTAMHEVELVYYIFGRHKFPGATTANLERFVHRFNEVQYWVVTEVCLCADLMKRAMLLKKFIKMAAMLKEQKNLNSFFAVMFGLSNSAVQRLYKTWERVPSKTKRVYCAYERLMDPSRNHRAYRLAVAKLSPPYIPFMPLLLKDMTFIHEGNKNYTEKLVNFEKMRMIAKTVKIVRGCRSTPYVPSSPQKGLADRMFLEAPSIRLSTYSEQSLPLRNPSNIRHYVQNFEVIDNQRKLTQLSRGMER
- the rapgef3 gene encoding rap guanine nucleotide exchange factor 3 isoform X6, with amino-acid sequence MAEEVSATASAMFSMDTFFKSILLPSRRITPEEGETPLPEALDTQDTMKQFLSDRILKAARVVYSALIERSPGLIRDRKHHLKTYRQCCSGKELVDWLMKLNECFQSRSQAVGMWQVLVDEGIIVHVKQELNFHDKDTQFYRFLDLEFGLNHMTNEKLSLNHMTNEKDQLDDELQEGLSLLLQIGPDALLTMILRKCPSQRSAEDLEVIYEELLHVKAAAHLSTSVRKELAAVLMFESHAKAGTVLFSQGDKGTSWYIIWKGSVNVITHGKGLVTTLHEGEDFGQLALVNDAPRAATIILREDNCHFLRVDKQDFIRILKDVEANTMRLEEHGKAVLVLEKAESTNPGGAGNSSKYTVMAGTPEKILEHLLETVKLDTNGSDAIDPCVSDFLLTHRVFMPSSQLCPALQHHYHAEPSEGSDLEKAAYALNTKQKIVKLICQWVALFGQLLKDDPIAVDFLERLGEEVAGDSRLSSMLREQLRDRRRTRVLENELGSLTRLNHQFDWFSSCEEPVGKCLPIRSKDKVLYEIFRPDHTSITLMLPVNTSVQEMMSSLVNPGDHALVKMNSMGDRAQLKLDATAVYTSLGLNERLFLCTASQVEQLMPLKEQQGPDQSTIDTLEQMCSKDIASQLTNYDWELFTAMHEYWVVTEVCLCADLMKRAMLLKKFIKMAAILPTAVTGCVSCFRLKEQKNLNSFFAVMFGLSNSAVQRLYKTWERVPSKTKRVYCAYERLMDPSRNHRAYRLAVAKLSPPYIPFMPLLLKDMTFIHEGNKNYTEKLVNFEKMRMIAKTVKIVRGCRSTPYVPSSPQKGLADRMFLEAPSIRLSTYSEQSLPLRNPSNIRHYVQNFEVIDNQRKLTQLSRGMER